A genomic stretch from Planctomycetota bacterium includes:
- a CDS encoding thiamine phosphate synthase, which produces MQAAALRMLDANLNRCREGLRTMEDVARFALDDAELSELAKTARHRLALATSDLQASAITHRDTPGDVGTRISTPAEADRPDLAAVALAAGKRTTEALRVVEETLKTLDASAAAEVEQVRYAAYELERRLTLALRPRDRFAGVRVYVLITESFCRRDWFETSKLAIDGGADVLQLREPDLPSGELLIRARRLRTLCGERKCLLIVNDRPDVALLADADGVHVGQSDLPCREVRKLVGASKIVGVSTHDIDQVEAAWRDGADYVGVGPVFPSPTKPRDFLPGLEFAHEAAALDRLPTVAIGGITSDNAPAVWQSGVTAIAVTSAVTKADDPASAVRQLAMPTDH; this is translated from the coding sequence GTGCAGGCTGCCGCCCTCCGCATGCTCGACGCGAACCTGAACCGCTGCCGAGAGGGTCTGCGGACGATGGAGGACGTCGCTCGATTCGCGTTGGACGACGCAGAGCTGTCCGAACTTGCCAAGACCGCCCGCCATCGACTCGCATTGGCGACAAGTGACCTGCAGGCGTCCGCCATCACACATCGCGACACGCCAGGTGACGTCGGCACACGCATCTCGACGCCTGCTGAAGCCGATCGACCAGACCTCGCTGCGGTCGCCCTCGCCGCGGGCAAGCGGACGACGGAGGCCCTGCGGGTGGTCGAGGAGACGCTCAAAACACTCGATGCCTCAGCCGCCGCGGAGGTCGAGCAGGTTCGCTATGCCGCCTACGAGCTGGAGCGACGGCTCACGCTCGCCCTCCGGCCACGCGATCGATTCGCAGGCGTTCGCGTCTACGTCCTCATCACCGAGAGCTTCTGCCGGCGCGACTGGTTCGAAACGTCGAAACTCGCCATCGACGGCGGAGCGGACGTGCTGCAGCTGCGCGAGCCGGACCTGCCGTCGGGCGAGCTTCTGATCCGAGCACGTCGACTTCGCACGCTCTGCGGTGAGAGAAAGTGTCTGCTGATCGTCAACGACCGCCCTGACGTCGCGCTGCTTGCCGACGCAGACGGCGTCCATGTCGGCCAGAGCGACCTCCCGTGCCGCGAGGTCCGCAAGCTGGTCGGGGCGAGCAAAATCGTCGGAGTCAGCACGCACGACATCGATCAGGTCGAAGCAGCGTGGCGCGACGGCGCAGACTACGTCGGCGTCGGCCCGGTCTTTCCGAGCCCGACCAAGCCACGCGATTTTCTTCCTGGCCTGGAGTTCGCCCACGAAGCCGCCGCACTCGATCGACTCCCGACGGTCGCCATCGGCGGCATCACGTCCGACAACGCTCCGGCCGTCTGGCAAAGCGGTGTCACCGCCATTGCGGTCACGTCTGCGGTGACCAAGGCCGATGATCCTGCGTCCGCCGTGCGTCAGCTTGCGATGCCGACAGACCAC
- a CDS encoding site-specific DNA-methyltransferase has protein sequence MASATTVKKRTRTAPRNLKDRQKTHSKGLKAVKKRARSQKPGVVGQIKPRLYDPAGVPVTNQIIQGDSLELLQNGPAGWVDLVFADPPFNIGYLYDGYEDLKPAEQYVKWCGEWMKAVQHALKDTGSFFLAIGDDYAAELCVEAKKLGFTMRNWIIWHYTFGQQPKHKFARSHTHILYFTKDAKKFTFNGDDIRVKSARQTIYNDPRASKKGKLPDDTWYLRPQEAQGDLFEPDQDVWNESRVCGTFKEREGWHGCQMPIAVLDRIIKAASHPGDVVLDPFNGSGTTCLSAALLGRQYVGIELNEDYVELARKRVEHALEGVEDLKAANGPGATSGTFELAKILEHVTDPNRASKVQTATDALGRPRVARRKRSA, from the coding sequence ATGGCATCGGCTACGACGGTCAAGAAGCGCACCCGGACGGCTCCACGCAACCTCAAGGACCGCCAGAAGACGCATTCCAAGGGCCTCAAGGCCGTCAAAAAGCGGGCACGGTCGCAAAAGCCAGGTGTGGTGGGCCAGATCAAGCCACGCCTTTACGATCCTGCCGGCGTGCCGGTGACCAATCAGATCATCCAGGGCGACTCGCTCGAGCTGCTCCAGAACGGACCCGCCGGTTGGGTCGACCTCGTCTTTGCCGATCCGCCGTTCAACATCGGCTACCTCTACGACGGCTACGAGGACCTTAAGCCGGCCGAGCAATACGTGAAGTGGTGCGGCGAATGGATGAAGGCCGTCCAGCACGCGCTGAAAGACACCGGCAGCTTCTTCCTGGCCATCGGCGACGACTACGCGGCCGAGCTTTGCGTCGAGGCCAAGAAGCTCGGCTTCACGATGCGGAACTGGATCATCTGGCACTACACCTTCGGCCAGCAGCCCAAGCACAAGTTTGCCCGCAGCCATACGCACATCCTCTACTTCACCAAGGACGCCAAGAAGTTCACGTTCAACGGCGACGACATCCGCGTGAAGAGCGCTCGCCAGACGATCTACAACGACCCGCGGGCCAGCAAGAAGGGCAAGCTGCCCGACGACACGTGGTACCTCCGGCCGCAGGAAGCTCAGGGCGATCTCTTCGAGCCCGACCAGGACGTCTGGAACGAAAGCCGCGTCTGCGGCACGTTCAAGGAGCGTGAAGGCTGGCACGGCTGCCAGATGCCGATCGCCGTGCTCGATCGCATCATCAAGGCCGCCAGCCATCCGGGTGACGTCGTGCTCGACCCGTTCAACGGCAGCGGCACGACCTGCCTGTCCGCGGCTTTGCTCGGCCGGCAGTACGTCGGCATCGAGCTCAACGAGGACTACGTCGAGCTCGCCCGGAAGCGTGTCGAACACGCCCTTGAAGGTGTCGAAGACCTCAAGGCCGCCAACGGCCCCGGCGCGACCAGCGGCACGTTCGAACTGGCCAAGATTCTCGAGCACGTCACCGACCCGAACCGCGCCAGCAAGGTGCAAACGGCAACCGACGCCCTCGGCCGCCCGCGCGTCGCCCGTCGGAAAAGGTCGGCGTAG